In Pochonia chlamydosporia 170 chromosome 3, whole genome shotgun sequence, the following are encoded in one genomic region:
- a CDS encoding import inner membrane translocase subunit tim-21 (similar to Metarhizium robertsii ARSEF 23 XP_007822632.1): MKPATTTLLAIRPTTSLIAPISLRCAFRNRSYATQGGQGASEALGSKRRSVTPFNDDGYVPWSELSAGEKTARATQQTFNFGFVLVGLALTGAVGYFLWTDVFAPDSKISQFNRAVDKIKKDPRCVEVLGDAKKIIAHGEETANKWRRARPVASSERVDQQGNEHLLMHFHVDGPNQNGVAQLHMVRRRGESDFEYKYLFLDVKGHERIYLENADSASSSGKKHLSFFGVKW; this comes from the exons ATGAAGCCAGCCACAACGACTCTCCTGGCCATCCGGCCCACGACGAGCCTCATCGCGCCGATTTCATTACGATGCGCATTTCGGAATCGATCATACGCAACTCAGGGAGGTCAAGGTGCGAGTGAAGCCCTGGGTTCCAAAAGACGAAGCGTTACGCCGTTCAACGACGACGGTTACGTACCGTGGAGCGAGCTATCCGCAGGAGAAAAGACTGCGCGTGCCACACAACAAACTTTCAACTTTGGCTTCGTACTGGTTGGCCTGGCGCTTACG GGCGCGGTGGGCTATTTTCTGTGGACAGATGTGTTTGCGCCAGACAGCAAAATCAGTCAATTCAACAGAGCCGTCGACAAAATCAAGAAAGACCCCCGATGCGTTGAAGTGTTAGGAGATGCAAAGAAGATCATTGCTCATGGTGAAGAGACTGCCAACAAGTGGAGGAGAGCAAGACCCGTCGC ATCATCGGAGCGTGTTGACCAACAGGGGAATGAGCACCTCTTGATGCACTTTCAT GTCGATGGCCCGAATCAAAACGGCGTGGCACAGCTTCACATGGTCAGGCGACGCGGCGAGTCAGACTTCGAATACAAGTATTTGTTCCTTGACGTCAAGGGTCACGAACGAATTTATCTCGAGAACGCGGACTCGGCGTCGAGCTCAGGAAAGAAGCACCTGAGCTTTTTTGGGGTGAAGTGGTGA
- a CDS encoding DNA-binding protein creA (similar to Cordyceps militaris CM01 XP_006669233.1) has translation MQRSQSAVDFTNLLNPSALADHDNSKFEKTDAAMASASVTVIKPNGPLPGAQASETTNELPRPYKCPLCDKAFHRLEHQTRHIRTHTGEKPHACQFPGCSKKFSRSDELTRHSRIHNNPNSRRGNKGQHHQQHHQQHHQQHHHQGLPPHMHPEGMMAPPPAPKTIRSAPTSTLASPNVSPPHSFASFAQHPHPPPMHAYNRGGDISMLAKAATQVERETLAAPPSHGSRHFYGHGMHSSRGHSNGLSSYHMARSHSNDDHDDHYNGAMRHAKRSRPNSPNSTAPSSPTFSHDSLSPTPDHTPIATPAHSPRLRPFSGYELPSIRNLSLQHNTTPALAPMEPHLDAPQFPPQLNPPRGNGMSLTDIISRPDGAQRKLPVPQVPKVAVQDLLSENGYSNSGRSSAAGSLAGGDLMDRV, from the coding sequence ATGCAACGGTCACAGTCTGCAGTTGACTTCACCAACTTGCTGAACCCGTCAGCCCTAGCTGATCACGACAACTCAAAATTTGAGAAGACTGACGCCGCAATGGCAAGCGCATCAGTCACTGTAATCAAGCCCAACGGGCCCCTGCCTGGTGCTCAGGCTTCAGAGACGACAAACGAGCTTCCTCGCCCTTATAAATGTCCCCTCTGTGACAAGGCTTTCCACCGCCTCGAGCACCAGACGAGACACATCCGCACTCACACAGGCGAGAAGCCTCATGCTTGCCAGTTCCCTGGGTGCAGCAAGAAGTTTTCTCGATCTGATGAGTTGACTCGCCATTCCAGAATCCACAACAACCCCAACTCGCGCCGTGGCAACAAGGgccagcatcaccagcagcatcaccagcagcaccaccagcagcaccaccaccaaggacTACCTCCACACATGCACCCTGAGGGCATgatggctcctcctccggcACCCAAGACGATTCGCTCTGCTCCTACTTCGACTCTAGCGTCGCCCAACGTCTCACCTCCGCACTCCTTCGCGTCCTTTGCCCAGCATCCTCACCCACCACCCATGCACGCATACAACCGTGGTGGTGACatttccatgttggccaaaGCCGCAACCCAAGTTGAGCGTGAGACTCTAGCTGCCCCTCCCAGCCATGGATCCCGACACTTTTATGGTCATGGCATGCATAGTTCTCGTGGTCACTCCAACGGCCTGTCCTCTTACCACATGGCTCGGTCTCACTCCAACGACGATCACGACGACCACTACAACGGTGCGATGCGCCATGCTAAGCGCTCAAGGCCAAACTCTCCCAACTCAACAGCACCCTCGTCACCCACGTTCTCACATGATTCTCTTTCACCTACCCCGGACCACACTCCCATCGCAACTCCTGCTCACTCGCCTCGCCTCAGACCCTTCTCAGGCTACGAGCTCCCTAGTATCCGGAATCTGTCTCTTCAGCACAACACGACTCCCGCTCTGGCTCCTATGGAGCCGCACCTGGATGCTCCGCAATTTCCTCCTCAGCTGAATCCTCCTCGTGGTAACGGAATGTCCCTTACGGACATCATCAGCCGCCCGGATGGTGCGCAGCGAAAACTCCCTGTTCCACAGGTTCCCAAGGTTGCTGTTCAGGACCTGCTCTCAGAGAATGGATACAGCAACAGTGGCAGAAGTTCTGCTGCTGGCAGCCTTGCTGGCGGCGATCTAATGGACCGCGTATAG
- a CDS encoding TFIID associated protein (similar to Nectria haematococca mpVI 77-13-4 XP_003046001.1), with product MSIEGNTSSAAVAAEKPEKPTFSWLRPHPIFVIILVGPGEQPFGIQKDFLCFRSEFYQKYFAENQTEDTVEHVVKLPDTTPEVFGLTQNFLFTGKIMSDNEGVPSYESLVGLWNLGHKLGIEGLCDKTLEAMTECRRLTERIPSTPLLVQVWRDTPEGSSIRMLLLSWAAEYMRSSDSRAEFAKSLPQEVLSELVVAMSSFELATPAQTQSESPIVPASDLPRKNVHYLEDQSDDDLNNIRKNRRMSGPPIIVARTEQPLGRKGSRTPLPKPQKRRSSAAYVDGRSFSTNQKLDFCADLLTRMLSGPGFWTRLVGPFRDPVEPVEDGVPDYLDKVKRPMDLTTMKAKMDRREYTSDEEFVTDMRQIFDNCFTYWKKGDPMWLAGEKLQKTFEDKFAHMNKWISKMGGEEGE from the exons ATGTCTATTGAAGGGAATACCAGCAGTGCCGCCGTGGCGGCAGAAAAGCCAGAGAAACCGACGTTCTCATGGCT ACGCCCACATCCCATTTTTGTCATAATACTGGTTGGTCCTGGTGAGCAGCCGTTTGGTATTCAAAAGGACTTTCTGTGCTTCCGCTCAGAGTTTTACCAAAAGTACTTCGCCGAGAACCAGACTGAGGATACGGTGGAACACGTGGTAAAGCTGCCGGACACAACGCCAGAGGTGTTTGGGTTGACGCAAAATTTTCTATTTACGGGAAAGATCATGTCAGATAATGAAGGCGTTCCATCGTACGAGTCGCTGGTCGGACTCTGGAACTTGGGCCACAAGCTCGGCATCGAGGGTCTTTGTGACAAGACGCTTGAAGCCATGACAGAATGCCGCAGGCTGACCGAGCGAATCCCCTCAACGCCACTGTTAGTACAGGTTTGGAGAGACACACCGGAAGGCTCCTCGATTCGAATGCTGCTCTTATCATGGGCCGCCGAATACATGAGGTCCTCCGATTCTCGAGCAGAGTTTGCCAAGTCTCTACCACAAGAAGTCCTCAGTGAACTCGTCGTGGCCATGAGCTCGTTTGAGCTGGCGACCCCAGCACAAACGCAATCCGAATCTCCCATTGTGCCGGCTTCAGATTTACCCAGGAAGAACGTCCATTACTTGGAGGACCAGAGTGACGATGACCTGAACAACATCAGGAAGAATCGTCGCATGAGCGGCCCGCCTATCATCGTGGCCAGAACAGAGCAGCCACTCGGGCGCAAGGGATCCCGAACTCCTCTGCCTAAGCCGCAGAAACGCAGATCCAGTGCGGCATACGTCGACGGCCGCAGTTTCTCTACTAATCAGAAACTCGACTTTTGCGCGGACTTGCTTACCCGGATGCTTTCAGGACCCG GTTTCTGGACAAGATTGGTTGGCCCATTCAGAGACCCCGTTGAACCAGTGGAAGACGGCGTCCCAGACTACTTAGACAAGGTCAAGCGGCCCATGGACCTAACTACCATGAAAGCCAAAATGGACCGTCGCGAATACACCAGCGACGAAGAATTCGTCACCGACATGCGGCAAATCTTTGACAACTGCTTCACGTACTGGAAGAAGGGCGATCCTATGTGGCTAGCCGGCGAAAAGCTACAAAAGACGTTTGAAGACAAGTTTGCTCACATGAATAAATGGATTTCCAAGATGGGtggggaagagggcgaaTAA